Genomic DNA from Gemmatimonadaceae bacterium:
CGGGGCGGGACTCGCAGTGCAAATTGTACATCGCGTGCTCGCGTTCCTTCTGATCGGACATCTCTGGGCGGTTGCGCGGGGCGCCGCCCGACGGAACGAACCCGGCACGATAGTACGTACCGCACGGATCGCGCTCGCTTTGGGCGTCACGCAGCTTCTGGTTGCCGGGGCGATGGTAGAGATGAGCTTTCCGCCCGTTTTCCGATCGCTCCACCAGGCGGTTGGAACATTATTGTGGCTGGCGATCGTCGTACTGACGGTGCTTGCGTCTCGCGGCGGACATGCATCGAGTCCTGCAATGACTCAACGGATGGCGGCGTGATGGGAGCTCCAGCGCTGACCGCTGAACGCACGCTGCTCCAGGACATGGTGATGCTCACCAAACCCCGGATCATTTCCCTGCTGCTGGTCACCACCATCGCCCCGATGTTCGTAGCCGGCAATCCCGGGTGGCTGCTGGTGCTGATAGTACTGGTCGGCGGCTACCTGATGGCGGGCGGGGCAAACGCGGTCAACATGTACCATGATCGTGATATCGACAACCGGATGGCGCGCACACGCCTGAGGCCGATACCCGGAGGGCGGATCAGTGGTACGTCGGTACTCGCATTCGGCATTGCTCTCGCCACCGCTGCCACGTTCCTCTTTGCTTATTTCGTCAACGTGCTGTCGGCAGCGCTGGCGCTTGCGGGATTCTACTTTTATGTCTACGTGTACACGAGATGGCTGAAGCGGACTACGCCCCACAACATCGTGATCGGCGGTGCCGCTGGAGCGTTTCCACCGCTGGTGGGATGGGCCGCGATGACCGGCCGCATCGACCTTGTCGCCGTCTATCTGTTCGCCGTGATCTTCTACTGGACTCCCCCCCACTTCTGGGCGCTCGCACTGCTCAAGCAGCGTGACTATACCAGGGTTGGTGTCCCAATGGCCCCGCTGGTGTGGGGCGAACGCGAGACGATGAATCAGATGCTCTCGTATACTGTCATTCTGATTGCACTCACCGTACTTCCAGTGACCTTTGGCGCATTCGGAATGATTTATCTCGTCTCTGCTGTAGTGCTTGGTCTGGTGCTTCTTGGTGGGGTCATCCGGATGCGCAGGGCAGTCGAGTGGACGGCGCCTGCGTGGTGGGTCTACAAGTATTCGCTTCTTTATCTGGCGCTTCTTTTTTGCGCGATGGCGGCTGACAAGAAAATCGGAATCTGATGGCTGAGAAGCCGCCGTCCCGGCGCGTGCCTTCTCCGCGGCCGCTGGGACAACTGCTTCCCCGCGTCTGGCCTCACGCATCCCGGCTTGCCGCAGCGCTCACGTGTCTTCTCATCAGCGTTGGAATCGCGCTCGCGTTCCCGCAGATTGTGCAACATATGCTGGACGCTGCATTCATATCGGCCGATTCATCGTTGCTGAACAAGATTGCGCTTGGTCTGGTAGCGCTGTTCGCGGTGCAGGCGTTGTTGAATTTTTCGCAGGTATATCTGCTCACCATCACCTCAGAGCGAATTGTCGCTTCTCTCAGGCGCGATCTCTTCGCCCACCTGATACGTCTTTCGCCGGGGTTTTTTACCGAACGCCGTACGGGCGAAATCACGAGCAGGCTGTCTGCTGACACGACGGTGCTGCAGACCGTCCTCAGCTACAACCTCTCCGAGTTTGCAAGGCAATCCCTGTTTCTGATCGGCGGCATAGTGCTGCTGACGATGACCCACCCCCGCCTCGCAGTTACGACGCTTGC
This window encodes:
- a CDS encoding heme o synthase; this translates as MGAPALTAERTLLQDMVMLTKPRIISLLLVTTIAPMFVAGNPGWLLVLIVLVGGYLMAGGANAVNMYHDRDIDNRMARTRLRPIPGGRISGTSVLAFGIALATAATFLFAYFVNVLSAALALAGFYFYVYVYTRWLKRTTPHNIVIGGAAGAFPPLVGWAAMTGRIDLVAVYLFAVIFYWTPPHFWALALLKQRDYTRVGVPMAPLVWGERETMNQMLSYTVILIALTVLPVTFGAFGMIYLVSAVVLGLVLLGGVIRMRRAVEWTAPAWWVYKYSLLYLALLFCAMAADKKIGI